CTGCACCCGTTTCACGAACGATAGCATCAATAATCAAAACTTTTGTTTCGCGATCTTCAGATGCGATCTTCACTTTGATCAGTTCGTGGTGATTCAGTGCAATTTCAATTTCCGCTAGAACAGCTTCCGTTAGTCCGTTTGCGCCTAGAAGCACGACAGGTTTTAAGCTGTGCGCTAGGCCTTTTAGGTGCTGCTTTTGTTTGGTGCTTAGGTTCATTACGCGG
This is a stretch of genomic DNA from Vibrio panuliri. It encodes these proteins:
- the yhbY gene encoding ribosome assembly RNA-binding protein YhbY, which codes for MNLSTKQKQHLKGLAHSLKPVVLLGANGLTEAVLAEIEIALNHHELIKVKIASEDRETKVLIIDAIVRETGAEKVQVIGKTLILFRQTEERKIELPRK